Part of the Uloborus diversus isolate 005 chromosome 2, Udiv.v.3.1, whole genome shotgun sequence genome, aatcttgttaactgaggtgacatttattacagtataattacttgcagttttttaaaaatacttgtaaccataaagtttttactcaagctgaagtgctaactttgaataaaccactgcttttctggttattgcatgctttacaaatcctgtctgttgcgttatttcttaccaatgaacgttaaaaattaataatacaataatataaaaatccctttaatttcattttccttttttcaaagaaaattatactggtcTTAAAGTTTTCCCTCAGgctgtattttaattttgttcgaaACAAAACTCGTATCgtgtttttttaatctgatttttttctaATAGATGATTCAAATCTTTGTGAATCAAATGTGACTGAGAAGTAATTTTCAGAAGTTAGTGAGCATCAGCGAGCTGGGAGCGGAGCCCCctagtcaaataaaaaattccaccAAAATAGACCGACAACCTTTTCACGAGCTTCGAGCTGTGCGGGAAGCAgagtaaaaactaaataaatgccGAATGAGTAGATAAAAAAAACGAGATGAATATTCTTCGAAGTAGTTCTAGTGCAGCAATAATTAATCTTCTGGGAGAGGGTGAGGTGGGTTTGGCCATACTAgtccttatatatttttaaaccacCTCATTAGAACTACCAATATTCGTTAGAATTAAAGGGTCTGGAAGAGGGGGGATTTTACGTCCGAACTTTTCCCTTTAGCTGTGTCATTGGCTTTCAGCAGTCTAGAAAGCAAGCAGAAAATGTGATGTTGACTATCTCCTGTTAAACATTCGATtgccatttttcttttattttagcaGTTTCTTTGAAATCTCCGACATTTCTGATGAATAACGTGTTAAACTCTGTAGAAGTTAGTCCGTACTTAatcattattacataaaatggaGGGGAAGTGAATTGATGGAAaaggtattgtccgttttcccgagaaggcacttgactcgtCCTTTATCAAGTGGTACTCGATGATTCTGTTTCACTGTTTTCGGCAGaaagtatattcggatcatagcattttgttctAAAcgtagcagtttttaaaatgtaagaataacgaaaATAGCAGCGGACacgtgaagcaagtgatgtaaaggccactaagattttttgcacattaaaatgcacgccagGTTAAgactgtctggttgtctcatttagaagcgcgTGAATTGCTTTTCCGATCTCCCCCGCGTAAAATGAAATTCTGCGTTCGAAGAGGTGGAgcaaagtgccttctcgtgaaaaacggacaatacctatGCGTTCCACCGGTACAGCTTACTGAAATCATTATGTGGTATGACGGGTAAGCCAGAAAGTTGAAACCAATGATGCAGCAGAcagtaagtttttatttttcgtgGAGTAACTTTAGAGATTGTATTCTCTAGTTTTCTTTAATTGGTTAAGGAACATGGAAATACTTTCACTCCTCTTAACGCCATACGAATTTTCTATGATAGATCCACCATTAAATCCTCAATCCCTATTCCTTCAGAGACTTGTCAACTGAAGCCAGTATGTTCGTCACCATTAGAAGAACTAGTTAATGGTCCTGGACTTGCTGAGGACGGCTAACATAACGTGTTATGTGTACCCGTAATTCTATAAATTCTATGAGCTATAAAAAATTATGTTGAATACgtatgcttcattttttttttcagtctgattattttaattacttgacTTTGAGGATGACAAGAAATTAAAGTAATTCAACAAACGATGCAACTATCTTCTGGAGAGAAAACTAATGttttgtccgtttttcacaagaaggcacttcgccacgcctcctcgatCGCAGAGATCCATTTTACGCGGGGTGATCGGTACGTAATGCACGCGCTTTTAAAGGAGACAAAACCAGACGTCCTTAACCtggggcgtgcattttaatgtgtaaGAAAGTCTTCGTgttctttacatcacttgcttcacctGTGTGTTgacattttagttattcttatattttaaaaactgctacttttacaacaaaatgctatgatcggAATATACCTTCTGctaaaaacagcgaaatagaatcatcggataccacgtgacgagggaggagtcaggTGCCTTCTCATAGAAAACGGACAACAGTTCAACAAGGAATCGGACAAATATTTTCTAGCTTTATCCGTAGGTTTGTCATGCGAACGCGGGAGACACCAGGTGTGAAAAGGTGAGACACCATCTAGTGAAAATATAACGAACTGTAATAAGTTTAAACTGCCGGGAATGATGCCATTATTTAGTATGCATTAAGTGCTATACTAGATTTAAAAAGAGGAAGACGAATGACgaatagagttaaaaaaaaatcattgacttctttcatttaatataaaGACTAGTTAGCACTTTCTGAttttgataaaacattttcttaattttgaaaaaaaaaaaaaaaaaaaaaaaaaatagtgcaacaaaaatgaatttaatttaggGTTCAGTTGTGAAACTTATTGGTAGGCGACGCGTTTCAAAAATTAGACTAGCATTTTGTGATATACCATAAATATGTCTTTGAAGACCGTTTTCTTACTTTCacgcaataaaaaaaatggaaattgcaaaTCTAAGAAAAAGTttatctcgtccatcttatgtctacatgaaaaaaaataaaagcaaaagacaaaaATTTCGACGCTTTACTTTTCTAAGTCAACAGAAAAAAGTATATTGTAAATCAAAAGAATATAACACTGATCATTCACTTCACTTCGTTTActcacaagaaaataaaaaataaaatggaaaataaaataaacacccATCCCTCACTTTTCCATATCCATACAGAACAAACGTAAATCAAAAACCGGACAAgctaaaattgaaggaaaattgaaaatcaatcGAAAATAATACCAGTAGCTCACTTCCCCTCTTCTTTACTTTCATTTACaagaaaagtaaattcaaaataaaagagaACATTACCTATACTATAtcgtcaaaaaattcaaattgaaaacatagaaaaacagaaaaatcgtTAATTTATCCACACATGGAAAAAATAACACGAAAGTAAAAGAACTTAGCCATCactcgctgttttttttttttttacgatagttcgaatttttaaaataagagacACTATCTAGAGTGGTTGCGTTTTCCCGAATTTTCAGCAATGACTTTCTAGATACACTGAAATGTACTATTTTTCTCAGTGAAATGGGTCAAATAATTATATTATATGTACATATAAAAGATATATCTTTGACACGAATAGTTGTAAAATGTCTCTGATATTAATACTGGAAACGCGTCGTACGTCAATTCATCGCACCATGACTTCATCACGGTACACAATTCCCCGGCTAATAAAATCACCGTGGTCTTAATCAAGTGAAGATCTAAAAGAGGTTCATAAAGATGACTTTCCTTTGACAagaccaaagatagtctaaaactacAGTTGTAGGTCTGCAATTTTGAAAAGTCCAGGAAGAGAGACTCCGAACCCCGCTTTGTGCTTGCATATTATTTATGCTCGGTTTTGCACGGTAATTATTTTCCTCATAACGCGTCTCTGGGGTGAAAATTGAGCGaaaattatttctctttaaatCTAACAATTGAGTCCGAACTTGCTCTGAATTCCTCACATTCTTTATTTTACTTAGTATCTGTAATATGCAACATTTatgatttcttaaaatattttttcttcagtaaTTATAATTGTTTGCACTTCCAGTGAATTTAAACATATCGCATGATCCGAATAAGTAAACAAAGCATTTTTAACAGCAAAGATATGCATAGAAAAGGCCACACTTATTATGAATCCTGCGATGAATTTGTACCGTTATGAGTTAAAGCGTTCTCGTATTAATTGCTTCGCTACCAATCATTTTTGCCATTGGGAAACAATGCTGCAATAAATTGACGCAGAACGCTGGAAAACAAGacgaaaaattgtttttcttcacTAAGCACGGTCCATTTCTTCCTGGTCATGTGGGCCTTTTGCCCCCGCGGTGGATTTTTAGGCCCAAAGAGGAGATCAGTCCGACAGTCCTCTAGTCCCGGTCATCGTCTCGGACGGCGCTCGGTGAGTCGTAGGGGGTGTGCTTTAGGGGCACGTGACTCCTCCAGTCACAGAAGGTGTCCGAGCTGTTACAGAGCCTACAAGTGCAGCTTTCTGCCTCCAGGAATTCGTATAAGGCTAACTCTCGGTCAGCCCCTATCTCGCAATTTCGCAGCATCACCCTTCGCAGCACCTTCCGGTCGTGGACGCACACAGGGTGGTATGAAATCTTGTAGGGGAAGCGCCAATCAGGAATCTGTAACGATAAAACGACACAAtaagttgaaatttgaaaaaaaaagaaaaaaggaacaaCATGGTGAGGTACGTTTTGTAAAAACATAGGGTAGATCATAACATCGTTTGGCAAATTCTACAACAACACAGTTAGGTAGATCCAGGGACAACATCGTTAGCTAGTTTATTGAATAACCCAGTCAGGTAGATATCGAAACAACGTCGAAAGGTAGatacttgaaaaacaaagttaGGCAGAACCTGGGAGCAGATGGCTAATCCAGAAGGTGAATCCTGAAACAACATTGATagataaaacatgaaataataaatcaaagtTGGACTTTGTTCGGAGCAGAAAGACGACATGGTTTTCTACACTCAAAGCAATGAAgtagttcagtaaattaccgcccattagccagagctaaagcagaaatacgtgaaatacaccgccagctcagtcatttccagccgaggactgccgtttcgtgcttattagctagCATTAtttagctggcggtgtatttcacgtatttctgctttagccctggctaatgggcggtaatttactgaatataccttgcctcgcgttcaatcttcgagttgaaccgaaccattgcttcggtcactcgtctggtctgctaattctatattagctaccagtttgtttcgcactcttggcttccttaagaggttttccatctccagctcagtcactttcctatgccgggctgatgagtgctaataagcacgaaactgcagtcctcggctggaaatgactgagctggcggtgtatttcacgtaatgaAGTAGTATTATCTATTTATTCAACAAACTTTTCTTCCAATGGATACCATCCCAGGGTTGCATACCAGGTGGAGAAACAGGCACGTTAGAATCAACGCTGGCTTCAAACTGTTTTAATTCTCATGAACTTACGACTTTAATAAAGCCATCCTCATTCTTTGTTTGGAAAGCCGCTGCTGCGCACACGTGGTACAATGTAGGAAGTAGGAAGTCATGTACTGTTTTAGGGAAATTGGGTTGCAGAACCTCTGTACTGCACGTGCAGGTTTTGGAGAGATACCTACTGGAAATGAAATTTGAAGCTGGACATAAGATCTTTCCTGGTTGCGCAAAGTTCATCTTGGCTCAGGCTATCCCTTCATTTATTTTAGGCTGTCTAGGAGTCCATAAATAGTACCCATTTTCAAGATCTGATTTACCTTTTCCTTTTACCCTCAATTACGGATTTATGCACTTGCTGTGTCTACCGTCTAGCAAGTGATATAAGCAACAACTGAATAATGTAGTTACTGATTTACATATAGTCTAGAACAATGGTGCCCTACCTACGACCCGCGGGCCATATATGGTCCACGAAGCTGATCCACGTGGTCCATCATTCCGTTTAATGttacgaaatgaaaaaaatattctgaaatccTCCAAAACTTCTGATCATCTTCCTTCGGTAGAATAAATAATTATTGCAGATTTGAGgtcaagtagtcataaattggtttctgaaaaacagatgcaaaGTTCGTGCCAACAAAATAATCATGTAGTAATGATGACAGCAgtttttggtttgtaattgtctCTCATTTCTTTGTTTTACCATGCTATCTAGGAAAAAAGTAATATAATTAAGTCTTAATATTTGTTCTGGCCCACGAGATTAATCTTAATATGAGGTATGTcccgcaggtaaaaaaaaaaagttgggtaCCACTTGTCTAGAACAATGGACAAGCTTTAGTAGAATTTTAGACGATGGAACGATGCAGCTACGTGacgcctgaaaaaaaaaacagaagccaTGAAATACATGGCGCTATCATATCTGAAATGACAAAATAACATGATTAGGCGTAGTCCGTGACAAAGAACAGCACAACTAAGTGTGCTCCCGATATACAGAACAACATAGATGAGTGGAGGATGGAACTAACATCCTTTAGTTGTTACTGGAAAAATATGGCCAGATGAAGTATAAAATGACGTAAAGGTAAGGTTTGGTAGAATCTAAAACGATAGAATGATATAGTGGATGACGGAACAAGATTTTTCTATAGAATCCGGAACGACGAGAACGAGTGAAATATGGAGTAATGAAGTGACATTAGTGACATCGAGTGTAGACTTTATTTTGAACTAGTGTAAGATGATATGTGAGACAGCAAAGGTAGATGTAGTTTGAAACTTATAGTTCTGACTGGTGTCTGAAACAATGAAACGATATGAATGTGGAACGATAAGTTTAGTTGGAGCCTAAAACAGAGGAATGAAAGGTTTCAGTAGAATGTAATGCGACGAAACGACGTAGTTAGGTGACGTCAGGAACGAACTAACGACATGATTTTGAATATGCATACAGATAGAAATGCATTTGATGATGAAGCATGTATCATCAAATATAATATCACctcattttttgttattgatataaTTATTCGATGTTAAAgactttttcttaaaataatgagCTGATTTTTGAGAGAAGCTTAAACCTCTTAGTATCTTTTACTGGtgtaatgttaataaaaatattctatgcgCAAGTTTGAAGCAACAGTTAAGGCCTTTCCGGAAAGCAATTTTCAGTCAAAGTActctgaactgaaaaaaaaaaaaaaaaaaagaaaaaatttgaattttgacatcttgaattcaaattatgtttttcgcaatcacgagtgtgtgtatgtaggcgtgtatgtttgtgtctgaggggtatgtgtatgtaggaatgtgtgtttgtgtctgtgtgctggcataagtgtgtgggtagttgtgtgtatgaatgtgtgtgtggggggggggtatgtgtatttgtgtgtaagcatatgtgtttgtgtctgggtgcaggcataaatgtgtgggtagttgtgtgtatgtgtgtttgtatgtgtaagtgtgtgtaggtgtctgtatgtatgcgtgtgtgtatgtttttgtgtgtgtgtatgtgtgccggtgtatgtgtgtgtaggtgtatgtgtgcatgtgtgtgtagttgtgtatgtatgcgcgtgtgtgtaggacatggaagcaacctggagacggctttcgctataggagcagcatcgtgaggagcaggTCGACGGtcatggtgcggagggtggcggtgggaaaataaaatgacagcacgcaaaaaacagtcaagtgagaacaataagaaatcgtgattgcgcaaaaaaaaaagttttatcgccGTTAAATGTAAACAAGCAAGCagacaaaagcaaagaatttttaatgCAAGATTTTTTCCATTCAAAGTTCACTTTGAAATGGAAATGAAATGAGAAACTGTTGCTGCGCCAGTATGTGTTCAAGAAATAAACGCTTGCAATTGTGTGGAACCAAATTGTAATAAACTGACGTTTTACTGCTCTAACTGTCAATCATAaacgcttttttcaatgaaaagggTTTTCAGTTTCTTGACACTGAGCAGCAATTATAATATAGACTAATTTCTGTACATAGCAAAGCGACTATGCATTGAAAAGGGGAATTCCTTGCAACCAGTGCTGTTGTgcgaaatgtttttttccccggtGCGCAAGGAATGGGAAGGGTaagcatacagtggctcccaaaagtgttcgaacactttgaaattttttagtaaaactaaaataaactgAATAACataaaactgaattcgaatatgaagtccaatattttttcacaccattcctatgtcattctaaataaaaccctgtaggtatttcaaaatattgacggatcttctttttgaaatgggtcgaaaaacgaagagaaagagaaataatacgccactaAAGTCATCGTAAactcaaatattttctataaaattcatgattaaaattatcatatgtttttttttttattatttttgcactgtGTTGATCCTTAAAACCCATTTGActacttgaattttatatttattcattccttaattttgtgcttattactttaaaatggctagtattcgtaaaaaaccacaaacatcattgaaatttgaattttcctcaTAGTAGCGGtaatttggtttgaaatgtcgTCTCTCAATTAGTTAATATATTCCATTCTAtaataaagtgcttgataaaatgctttaaagagaagaatcggaccgaaaacaaggtaaaaaaaggtcaaccagcaaagttgacaaagcgtgatcggagatttacagttgaaacatttatgaaaaatacaaatttgagtgctgtaaaagtttctgcagagttaaatgaaaatttttacacttaattttcaagtaaaattatttggcaagttctctgattagctaaaTTAAATGTAACTTCTTCCCGCACAAATTTTCTTGTCCGTGCGagaaacagaaagcttacgcttttcgtcgcaaaatcaatggtaaaaaagctcaaaacattttggaattacGCCCTACTTACGGATAAAAATgcattcaacatttttggttaaattgttgtataattgtaaatagaagaaaaaaaggaatttaaatcttaagaacttagttggaccagttaatcaggacggtgaaggtgttcttgtgtgagggtgcatatataagcatcaggacttggtagtctaacattttttgatgaaatattgaatcaagctgtttatttaaatattttaaaagccaattttaaacttttagccaAGAATTTGGTTatcgaaacaattttgtttttttatcaagataacgataagaagcacaacgttttcaacgtttgcgtctagtgcctaaAAAATTGTcctgaagtttagaaaataccccttcaatctccagatttgaacttaatgtaacatatttatagATATATGTAGaatagattacgaaaatacggttttgaaacgaaaatagagctaaaaacagtaagattcgaagtgtggttgaacacttaatcagaaattacgcaaaaaaaaaaaaaaaaaaaaaaaaaaaaaatctattaacggacgtttaaaaggtgttgttgatattgcatgatattctaataaatcataacttaataaaaagttagattgttcAATAATATACTATATACGTTTTTAAAGTGCACGAAGActattgtgaaataaaatttccggcactttttggtttttgttttaaaaaaaaaattaagttttaatattttaaatttaataataaaatatattcatgtaaaaaatatataaaagaaatttaatttgaaataaaaacagtaCCAAATACTAAACAAATCGGACAAATTTTGGTTTACGTATTTTGGaagaggttttaaaaaatgtcaattttttttttttttggaaggattCCACTCGGTGGAAAAATACCGGAACCTCTTACCGGCGAGTTCTGGTTCCATCATTCTTGCTTGTAACCTGGAAACACATTTAGGCGCTTTATATTGCAATTTATAGTACGGATACCatattataaaaatagaaatttattccCGCAAAGACAAGAAGAGGTCCTGTATCTTTAATGTGTTTACTACTTTTACCATAGACAGCCTTAAGAATTTATTCTTCATTCAGCAGTTACGCATGCTATGGGTAAAAAACAACCAcgataaactttttaaaaagccgTTAGGAgttagatgtatttttttttctttaaaaaaaaaagaaatacatttacaATAAACTTCTTTGATCTATTTCTCAATGCAGTTCTATTCAACGCGATACCTTTACATGCCTTACAAATCCGAATAGAAACTAAGATATTTGAGACTGTTTCCCCCCATGTCGAGCAGATATTTTGAACAGTTTCACACGCTAAATTGGACATCTCGATGAATTTTATTGCGCCAGACTTCAGTCTCCCATCTTCTATAGATCAAAGGGATCCATATTAGATTCCTTTTAGTTTGGATGTAAACGATACGTGCAAGTAAATAATGAATCAACTATGGAATGCGAGGAGTTTTGCAAGAAAATGTAATTTgtctatctat contains:
- the LOC129216694 gene encoding thyrostimulin beta-5 subunit-like — encoded protein: MLPRKGPPGGVILLCFVACAWALSGTEEVLECLRREYTLRAVKTDLKGRHCWDTLKVATCWGRCDSFEIPDWRFPYKISYHPVCVHDRKVLRRVMLRNCEIGADRELALYEFLEAESCTCRLCNSSDTFCDWRSHVPLKHTPYDSPSAVRDDDRD